Proteins co-encoded in one Gossypium arboreum isolate Shixiya-1 chromosome 11, ASM2569848v2, whole genome shotgun sequence genomic window:
- the LOC108488143 gene encoding uncharacterized protein LOC108488143, whose protein sequence is MDHTLLSCNIAVSEWSSISSNFNQFSDVDFLWSQVRSAALGQCCRILTIAWCLWFHRNLIVWKQTDVFAAEIVAKADRFLTEWKDARAAFTRVQRFSMSFVNSRVDWEKLVVDLFKCNVGAASSFRLGCSSFSANIWDHNSTCFRGCSVTINTTWEVRMAELLPIREALSWMNTLNVANVVLES, encoded by the coding sequence ATGGATCATACTTTGCTAAGCTGTAATATTGCAGTGTCGGAGTGGAGTTCTATTTCCTCAAACTTTAATCAATTTTCTGATGTTGATTTCTTGTGGTCTCAGGTGCGATCTGCTGCTTTGGGTCAATGTTGCAGGATTTTGACAATTGCTTGGTGTCTATGGTTTCATCGAAATTTGATTGTTTGGAAACAAACAGATGTGTTTGCTGCTGAGATAGTTGCCAAAGCGGATCGGTTTTTGACTGAATGGAAGGATGCTCGGGCTGCTTTTACAAGGGTGCAGCGATTTTCAATGAGTTTCGTTAATAGCCGGGTTGATTGGGAGAAGCTGGTTGTTGATCTGTTCAAGTGTAATGTGGGCGCTGCATCTTCTTTTAGGTTGGGATGTTCTTCTTTTTCAGCTAATATCTGGGATCATAATAGCACGTGTTTTAGAGGATGCTCAGTAACGATAAACACTACGTGGGAGGTTCGAATGGCTGAGTTGCTCCCCATAAGAGAGGCTCTTTCTTGGATGAATACGCTAAATGTTGCGAATGTAGTGTTAGAATCGTGA